A single window of Nicotiana sylvestris chromosome 5, ASM39365v2, whole genome shotgun sequence DNA harbors:
- the LOC138868629 gene encoding uncharacterized protein, giving the protein MAVESEENEYDSIFALMAQSDDDEDDDNSEDALTLELGEAEQTRDDPVVCVVDLKETICELVKEKFVLTEKIANIEHERDDLVVVAVDYKETIENFNKDKEALVKRVIEIEEERDGLLIVIADLRETVEGLATESKHENSRKGKEVASEAHIRLENALEAVRTSLCVETEKNSHLQTELERVKNDLKKSLKWTWSSEAITAMYVNNGGNRQGIWFQREKIPYNPHNNLLSVSRIYDKGNKVEFLSNICTVTNLVTGEVVLVAKRYKNIYVANFESIQSGDLSCLKVVDDDVELWHRRLGHPSFSLLNKLIQKDLVRGLPMSKFEVKKVCDAYARGKHVKSSFKSKKDVSTSKPLDLLHIDLCGPMRVKNRGGKRYILVIVDDYSNITWTLFLKAKDETFEVFVDFVKKIQVKMESRVASPRTPQQNGVVERKNRTLEEMARTMLIDNGISKNFCAEVVNTVCYLEQLGKFDAKSDEGILLGYSSQRKAYKIYNKRTQCVEESVHVILDESYHFYEKSTKDDQDGEPLLVPGEVIDMTNGKADMMSQVKEPSGDNAASSSREPGTSITATKAEERVVDTLQETGKNLLIVQVYVDDIIFWATADSLCEEFAKLIGSEFEMNIMGELNFFLGLQVKQSTKDTFICQ; this is encoded by the exons ATGGCAGTTGAAAGTGAGGAAAATGAATATGATTCAATAtttgctttgatggcccaatcagatgatgatgaagacgatgacaataGTGAG GATGCCTTGACCTTAGAGctaggagaagctgaacaaactagagatgatCCGGTAGTGTGTGTAGTTGATCTGAAGGAAACCATTTGTGAGCTGGTGAAAGAAAAATTTGTTTTAACCGAAAAAATAGCTAACatagaacatgaaagagatgaCTTAGTGGTTGTAGCTGTTGACTATAAGGAAACCATTGAGAACTTCAACAAAGATAAGGAGGCCTTAGTGAAGAGAGTGATTGAGATTGAGGAAGAAAGAGACGGTCTCTTGATAGTGATTGCAGACCTGAGGGAAACAGTAGAGGGACTAGCAACTGAGTCTAAACATGaaaattctagaaaaggaaaagaggtagCTAGTGAGGCACACATTAGACTTGAAAATGCGTTGGAGGCTGTGAGAACTAGCTTGTGTGTTGAAACTGAGAAAAACAGTCATCTTCAAACTGAactggaaagagtaaaaaatgatcttaaaaagtccctaaagtggacctggtcctcagaagctatcactgccatgtatgttaataatggtggaaacaggcagggaatatggttccaaagggagaaaatcCCTTACAATCCCCATAACAA tctcttgagtgtttcTCGGATCTATGATAAGGGAAATAAGGTGGAGTTCTTGTCCAATATATGCACAGTTACTAATttggtaactggtgaagtggtacttgtggccaagagatacaagaacatctatgttgctaatTTCGAGTCTATACAAAGTGGTGATCTAAGTTGTTTGaaagttgttgatgatgatgttgaactCTGGCATAGAAGACTGGGGCACCCAAGCTTTTCTCTTTTGaataaactaattcagaaggacctggtccgtGGTCTGCCTATGTCAAAGTTCGAAGTAAAGAAAGTCTGTGATGCCTATGCTAGAGGGAAGCATGTGAAGTCCTCATTTAAGTCTAAAAAGGATGTCAGCACCTCAAAGCCACTCGATCTTCTTCATATAGATTTATGTGGCCCTATGAGAGTGAAAAACaggggaggaaaaagatacattttggtgatagtggatgactactccaatatcacatggactctgtttcttaaagccaaagatgaaacctttgaggtatttgtggattttgtgaagaaaatccaggtgaagatggagtctagagtagCAT ctccaagaactccccagcaaaatggagttgtggaaagaaagaatagaactcttgaagaaatggcaagaacaatgctgatCGACAATGGGATTTCAAAGAATTTCTGTGCTGAAGTTGTCAACACTgtctgctacttg gaacagcttggtaaatttgatgccaagagtgatgaaggaatccTTTTGGGGTATTCTTCTCAAAGAAAAGCTTACAAGATATACAACAAgaggactcaatgtgttgaggaaagtgttcatgttATCTTGGACGAGTCATATCACTTCTACGAGAAAAGTACCAAGGATGATCAAGATGGAGAGCCCTTACTGGTtcctggtgaagtcattgacatgacaaatggaaaggcagatatgatgagcCAAGTGAAGGAGCCAAGTGGAGACAATGCTGCCTCTTCCTCAAGGGAACCAGGTACCTCAATTACAGCCactaaagctgaagaaagagtggttgatacATTGCAGG AAACGGGGaagaacctgctcattgttcaggtctatgttgatgatatcattttttgGGCAACAGCTGattctctgtgtgaagaatttgcaaaactcataggaagtgagtttgaaatgaacATAATGGGGGAGCTgaatttcttcttgggtcttcaagtgaagCAGTCCACGAAGGATACATTCATTTGTCAATAG